The proteins below are encoded in one region of Effusibacillus dendaii:
- a CDS encoding DJ-1/PfpI family protein, with protein sequence MSKRVLIVTGDAVEVLELMYPYYRCLEEGIDVTIASPNKKKLYTVVHDRTEGIETSTEKPGYAIDSHISFRDVNPADYDGLIIPGGRAPEYIRLDPNLPKIIAHFFEANKPIGAICHAAQVFTVVKPYLEGRKVSAVIGIKPDVEACGATYVNDRVHVDGQLVSAFAWPDLPGFMREFFRVLNR encoded by the coding sequence ATGAGCAAAAGAGTGTTGATTGTTACGGGGGACGCAGTGGAAGTATTGGAATTGATGTATCCGTATTACCGTTGTTTGGAGGAAGGCATCGACGTCACGATCGCATCTCCCAACAAGAAAAAATTGTATACCGTTGTTCATGATCGCACGGAAGGAATTGAAACATCTACGGAAAAACCGGGTTATGCAATTGACTCCCATATCTCATTTCGGGATGTGAATCCGGCTGACTATGACGGTCTGATTATCCCGGGCGGACGGGCGCCTGAATACATCCGGCTCGATCCGAATCTGCCAAAGATCATCGCGCATTTCTTTGAAGCAAATAAACCGATCGGAGCCATTTGCCATGCCGCTCAAGTATTTACGGTCGTAAAACCGTATCTGGAGGGACGTAAGGTGAGTGCCGTGATCGGTATTAAACCGGATGTGGAAGCTTGCGGCGCCACTTACGTAAATGACCGTGTGCATGTGGACGGACAGTTGGTTTCCGCTTTCGCATGGCCGGATTTGCCAGGATTCATGCGGGAATTCTTCCGGGTATTAAACCGATAA
- a CDS encoding HPr family phosphocarrier protein: MIEKSVQVNLRAGLHARPAALFVQAANRFSSEIVVEKAGKPVNAKSIMGIMSLAIAKGSTVIIRANGSDEEQAVETLAEMISREE, translated from the coding sequence GTGATAGAGAAAAGCGTCCAGGTCAACCTGCGGGCAGGTTTGCATGCACGTCCGGCGGCCCTGTTCGTGCAGGCAGCAAATCGCTTTTCTAGTGAGATTGTGGTTGAAAAAGCAGGTAAGCCGGTTAATGCGAAAAGCATTATGGGAATTATGTCGCTGGCTATTGCAAAGGGATCGACCGTTATTATTCGGGCAAACGGATCGGATGAAGAACAGGCAGTTGAAACGTTGGCTGAAATGATCAGCCGGGAAGAATAG
- the whiA gene encoding DNA-binding protein WhiA has protein sequence MSFASRTKKELTQLETKVCCQKAELSAMVRLNGQLSEGRRPVLDISTENAAIARRIYTLMRKMFDVHAEVLVRKKMRLKKNNIYMVRVPFRVQEILSELKIAENGVKYKQGIDQELFAKSCCKRSYLRGAFLAAGSVNDPESNSYHLEIALNSSMYAHSLLELVNEFDLHAKLIERKRVHVVYIKEGEKIIEFLNIIGAHQALLRFEDVRILKGMRNQVNRLVNCETANLNKTIHAAVRQIENIRLVEQQIGLGNLPPHLKEVAELRLKYPDINLKELGSMLAGNVSKSGVNHRLRKLEQMAEKLREGSV, from the coding sequence ATGTCATTTGCATCTCGAACAAAAAAGGAACTGACCCAGCTGGAGACAAAAGTATGCTGTCAGAAAGCGGAGTTGTCAGCAATGGTCCGTTTAAACGGGCAACTGTCGGAAGGTCGACGCCCCGTTTTGGATATATCAACGGAGAATGCTGCCATTGCGCGGCGAATTTATACGTTGATGCGAAAGATGTTCGACGTTCACGCAGAAGTGTTGGTCCGCAAAAAAATGCGCCTCAAGAAAAACAACATCTACATGGTCCGAGTACCGTTTCGGGTGCAGGAGATCCTTTCTGAATTGAAAATTGCCGAAAACGGTGTAAAATATAAACAGGGAATCGATCAGGAATTATTTGCAAAATCCTGTTGCAAGCGTTCCTATTTGCGAGGGGCCTTTCTGGCCGCCGGATCGGTCAATGATCCGGAGAGCAATTCCTACCATTTGGAAATCGCCCTTAACAGTTCCATGTATGCGCATTCATTGTTGGAACTCGTCAATGAATTCGATCTGCACGCCAAACTGATCGAACGGAAACGGGTGCACGTGGTGTACATCAAGGAAGGCGAGAAGATTATTGAGTTTTTGAATATTATAGGAGCGCATCAGGCACTCCTGCGGTTTGAGGATGTCCGTATTTTAAAAGGCATGAGAAATCAAGTCAATCGGTTAGTCAACTGTGAAACGGCCAATCTGAACAAGACGATTCATGCCGCTGTCCGCCAAATCGAGAATATCCGATTGGTTGAGCAGCAAATCGGTCTGGGAAATTTACCGCCGCACTTAAAAGAGGTGGCGGAACTCCGATTAAAATATCCAGACATCAATTTGAAAGAATTAGGTTCGATGCTGGCGGGAAATGTTTCAAAATCGGGAGTCAATCATCGATTGCGCAAATTGGAACAAATGGCTGAGAAGTTAAGGGAGGGATCCGTGTGA
- a CDS encoding MFS transporter translates to MQAESVSSRMDRLPISPVHRKAMFLIGIGMFFDLYDIFLSGTLGSVLTKQFHVSSAQLPLLLGSSFLGMFIGSIVLNNLADRVGRKKAFMINLGIYSIFTFLGAFSPNATLLILFRFLAGLGLGAELPLSDTYLSELLPAKNRGRYIAWAYTFGFLGVPCIGFLARGLVPMQPMGFDGWRWLFVIGAIGAVIIWLLRGSLPESPRWLESVGRVQEAHQLVDQFEKNNRLTSSGASRASAVSETHRATSVPTRLLFSPTYRKRTVMLWIFQILQTIGYYGFGSLVPIVLGQKGYTIVSSLEFTALTFIGYPIGSFLSLFVIERIDRKWLIVFSALGMAVFGLLFGYSTSENSIVLFGFLYTLISNVFSNGLHTYQAEIFPTSIRATAAGTAYSLSRLTSGLMPLVMLPVLKNYGATSMFGVVAAAMVLIMLDIGILGPRTTGRSLEAVNQPGEADSAASGTSRSL, encoded by the coding sequence ATGCAGGCAGAATCCGTTTCATCGCGTATGGATCGTCTTCCGATTAGTCCTGTACACAGAAAAGCCATGTTTTTGATTGGAATTGGTATGTTTTTCGATCTGTATGACATTTTTCTGTCAGGTACACTGGGCTCCGTTTTGACGAAACAGTTCCATGTGAGCAGCGCACAGCTCCCTTTGTTATTGGGATCGAGTTTCCTCGGCATGTTTATCGGATCCATTGTGCTAAACAACCTGGCCGATCGCGTCGGCCGCAAAAAAGCGTTTATGATCAATCTTGGCATTTATTCGATTTTTACATTTCTTGGTGCATTTAGCCCCAACGCGACTTTGCTGATTCTGTTCCGCTTTCTGGCTGGTCTTGGACTCGGTGCGGAACTGCCGCTCAGTGACACGTATTTAAGCGAACTTCTGCCCGCCAAAAATCGCGGTCGTTACATTGCTTGGGCGTATACGTTTGGGTTTCTCGGAGTTCCTTGTATCGGGTTCCTAGCGCGTGGATTGGTGCCCATGCAGCCAATGGGATTCGACGGCTGGCGTTGGCTGTTTGTAATTGGAGCAATCGGAGCGGTGATCATCTGGCTGCTTCGCGGCAGTCTTCCGGAATCTCCCCGTTGGCTGGAATCGGTTGGACGTGTACAGGAGGCCCATCAACTGGTCGATCAGTTTGAGAAGAACAATCGGTTGACTTCTTCTGGCGCTTCCCGCGCATCTGCTGTTTCCGAAACTCACCGGGCAACGTCCGTTCCGACCCGTCTGTTGTTCAGTCCGACTTATCGGAAACGAACGGTGATGTTATGGATCTTCCAAATTTTGCAAACCATCGGATACTACGGATTCGGTTCACTGGTTCCGATTGTTCTGGGCCAAAAAGGATACACGATTGTCAGTTCGCTGGAATTTACCGCTTTGACCTTTATCGGCTACCCGATCGGTTCGTTCCTTTCTCTGTTTGTGATTGAGCGAATCGACCGCAAATGGTTAATTGTTTTTTCCGCGTTGGGTATGGCGGTGTTCGGTCTGTTGTTCGGGTATTCCACTTCAGAAAACAGCATTGTTCTGTTCGGATTCCTGTATACGTTAATCAGCAACGTGTTTTCCAATGGGTTGCATACCTACCAGGCTGAAATTTTCCCTACTTCGATTCGCGCTACGGCGGCTGGTACCGCTTACAGCCTGAGCCGTTTGACAAGTGGTTTGATGCCGTTGGTAATGCTGCCGGTACTGAAAAATTACGGGGCAACCAGTATGTTTGGTGTGGTCGCAGCCGCCATGGTTCTGATCATGTTAGACATTGGCATTTTAGGACCTCGTACGACCGGACGGTCACTGGAAGCTGTCAACCAGCCTGGCGAAGCGGACTCTGCAGCTTCCGGCACTTCCCGCTCGCTGTAA
- a CDS encoding gluconeogenesis factor YvcK family protein: MIKKWWLLAWTLCVFGLGLITAGAGLKSVTGQASVIGLACLLVGSGLLSLGWWRDEQLGRKELLAKLGRPKIVVIGGGTGLSVLLRGLKEYEVDITAVVTVADDGGSSGRLRSDLRIPPPGDIRNCLVALADTEPLLEKLFQQRFQTGEGLAGHSFGNLFIAAMTDVTGDFETAIRETSRVLAVRGRVLPASGQEIVLKAHMTDGTIVAGESQIPNVGKKIEKVEIEPADASPLPEVIHALQQADAILVGPGSLYTSILPNLLVPGMADTIRASKAKKVYICNVMTQPGETDDYTASMHLKAIHDHVGSGLFDYVFVNSAPIPPAVIEQYREKRAAPVEADTWNLQQMGLQVVARNFLHYAIYARHDAKQISEQVLSILTKNI, translated from the coding sequence ATGATAAAAAAGTGGTGGCTGCTTGCCTGGACACTGTGCGTGTTTGGCCTGGGTCTGATCACGGCGGGAGCGGGACTTAAATCGGTTACGGGGCAGGCATCGGTAATCGGATTAGCCTGTCTGCTGGTTGGATCAGGACTGTTGTCGCTCGGTTGGTGGCGGGATGAACAGCTTGGGCGAAAGGAACTGTTGGCAAAGCTGGGGCGTCCCAAGATTGTCGTAATCGGGGGCGGCACCGGGTTGTCCGTCCTGCTCCGGGGATTAAAAGAATATGAAGTGGATATTACGGCTGTAGTAACCGTGGCGGATGACGGCGGGTCTTCCGGCAGGCTTCGATCCGATTTGCGTATCCCGCCGCCGGGCGATATCCGTAACTGCCTGGTGGCTCTCGCAGACACAGAACCGTTGCTGGAAAAGCTTTTTCAGCAGCGATTTCAAACGGGTGAAGGGTTGGCGGGACACAGTTTTGGAAATCTGTTCATTGCCGCCATGACGGACGTAACGGGTGACTTTGAAACGGCGATCCGGGAAACATCCCGCGTGTTGGCTGTTCGCGGGCGCGTGCTGCCGGCTTCCGGGCAGGAGATTGTGTTGAAAGCGCATATGACGGATGGAACAATCGTAGCCGGTGAATCGCAAATACCAAATGTGGGCAAAAAGATTGAAAAAGTAGAAATCGAGCCGGCTGATGCGAGCCCGCTTCCGGAAGTGATTCATGCGTTACAACAGGCGGATGCGATTCTGGTCGGTCCGGGCAGTCTTTACACCAGCATTCTGCCGAATCTGTTGGTCCCCGGCATGGCGGATACAATCCGTGCTTCCAAAGCGAAAAAAGTGTATATCTGCAATGTGATGACACAACCGGGTGAAACAGACGATTATACAGCCTCGATGCATCTAAAAGCGATCCATGATCATGTGGGAAGCGGCTTGTTTGATTATGTGTTTGTCAACTCCGCTCCGATACCGCCTGCCGTTATTGAACAATACCGGGAAAAACGGGCGGCGCCTGTAGAGGCGGATACTTGGAATCTGCAACAGATGGGCCTGCAAGTTGTCGCGCGAAATTTTCTGCATTACGCAATTTATGCCCGTCACGACGCGAAACAGATCAGTGAACAGGTATTGTCTATCTTGACGAAGAATATATAA